From Candidatus Hoaglandella endobia, a single genomic window includes:
- the mlaB gene encoding lipid asymmetry maintenance protein MlaB, with product MADKLSWQTQEQTLILQGELDRDTLLSLWPQRQQLLTGINFLDVSGLQRVDSAGVALMLHFYHHQRQSGCSLILTGVTDRLSTLIALYKLQDILPRVTTAGAIGHPS from the coding sequence ACAAACTAAGCTGGCAAACGCAAGAGCAAACGCTCATTCTGCAGGGCGAACTTGATCGAGATACGCTGCTATCGCTGTGGCCACAGCGGCAGCAGCTGCTTACAGGTATTAACTTTCTAGATGTATCTGGTCTGCAGCGGGTCGATTCTGCCGGAGTAGCTCTTATGCTGCATTTTTATCACCATCAGCGTCAGTCAGGCTGTTCGCTGATACTAACCGGAGTAACCGACAGACTAAGCACGCTTATAGCCTTATATAAACTACAGGATATCCTACCCAGGGTGACGACTGCTGGTGCCATAGGCCATCCGAGCTAG